A single region of the Terriglobia bacterium genome encodes:
- a CDS encoding DMT family transporter translates to MTIEISAPKPSIEPVRRWTLYVLLVLMELFWSLHYVASKYALREFEPFVLAFLRIGAATLILGLISAVSRSGGAARTVKTSRPRSLFLQLGLFGTALNQLFFILGLSKSLASHSALIISLSPVFVLFIARLKGMERLARFRVAGMAISILGVVALNLKQGFHLQTQYFLGDLITMAGVLSFSYYTIISKDIARHHGLIRATFATYLGGALFLVPAGVYGWHRQIWGMISWRGIAALGYMVLFGSIVAYLIFFYALRHAEASRVASYAYLQPVMASAFSISFLGERLTLSLVAGIIIIMTGVLIAEHGREVFDWLV, encoded by the coding sequence ATGACAATTGAGATTTCAGCTCCCAAACCCTCGATTGAGCCGGTCCGCCGATGGACCCTTTACGTCTTGCTGGTTCTCATGGAGCTGTTTTGGAGTCTGCACTACGTCGCCAGCAAGTATGCTTTGCGCGAATTCGAGCCTTTCGTGCTGGCCTTCCTGAGGATTGGGGCCGCGACCCTGATCCTCGGCTTGATCTCAGCGGTTTCCCGAAGCGGAGGTGCCGCAAGGACGGTGAAGACTTCCCGACCGCGCAGTCTGTTTCTCCAGCTCGGGCTTTTTGGCACCGCTCTGAACCAACTTTTTTTTATTCTGGGATTATCTAAATCGCTGGCTTCTCATTCGGCATTGATAATCTCCCTCTCCCCGGTGTTTGTGCTTTTCATCGCCCGGTTGAAGGGAATGGAGCGTCTGGCCCGATTCCGGGTAGCCGGCATGGCCATTTCGATTCTCGGCGTGGTTGCTCTGAACCTCAAGCAGGGGTTTCATTTGCAAACTCAATATTTCCTGGGTGACCTCATCACCATGGCGGGAGTACTCTCTTTCTCTTATTATACGATCATCAGTAAGGATATCGCCCGGCACCATGGCTTGATCCGAGCGACCTTTGCCACCTATCTGGGAGGTGCGTTATTTCTGGTTCCCGCAGGTGTTTACGGGTGGCACCGTCAAATCTGGGGCATGATCAGTTGGCGGGGCATCGCCGCCCTTGGTTATATGGTTCTTTTCGGTTCGATTGTCGCCTACCTGATCTTCTTCTATGCCCTTCGACATGCCGAGGCCTCCCGGGTGGCGTCCTACGCCTATTTGCAGCCCGTGATGGCCAGCGCTTTCTCCATCTCTTTCCTGGGTGAAAGACTGACACTCAGTTTGGTGGCTGGAATTATCATCATCATGACAGGAGTTCTCATTGCAGAGCACGGGAGAGAAGTCTTCGACTGGCTGGTGTGA
- a CDS encoding 3-isopropylmalate dehydrogenase: MKRIAVIAGDGIGIDVTREAVKVIEALKRVGDLKIDLKEFDWGADRYLRDGVSMPPGGLAMLKNEFDAIFVGALGDPRIPDMRHAADILLGIRFGLDLYANVRPVKLINRKLTPLKGRTEQDIQFTVFRENTEGAYVGMGGNFKKGTADEVALQEELHTRKGVERIIVYAFEYARRSHLKKVCMSDKSNVMRYGHDLWQRVFKEVSERYPEIEPSHLYVDALTMQMVKNPGQFEVIVTNNMFGDIVTDLGAALQGGLGLAASGNINPEVTSMFEPVHGSAPKYAGKNIANPLGAILTSAMLLAHLGYEAEAKRIEDAVKDSIEQDVTTTDLNGKYGTREVGDFIAGRVLASR; encoded by the coding sequence ATGAAAAGAATAGCGGTCATTGCGGGAGATGGGATCGGCATTGACGTGACGCGAGAGGCCGTCAAGGTGATTGAGGCGCTGAAGAGAGTTGGCGATCTCAAGATTGATTTGAAGGAGTTCGACTGGGGCGCCGACCGCTACCTCCGGGATGGAGTTTCCATGCCCCCGGGCGGGCTTGCCATGCTGAAGAATGAATTCGACGCCATCTTTGTTGGCGCCCTGGGCGATCCACGCATTCCCGATATGCGCCACGCCGCCGACATCCTGTTAGGCATTCGCTTTGGTCTCGATCTCTACGCCAATGTCCGGCCCGTCAAACTCATCAACCGTAAACTGACGCCTCTCAAGGGCCGCACCGAACAGGACATCCAGTTCACGGTCTTCCGGGAAAACACCGAAGGGGCCTATGTCGGCATGGGCGGCAACTTCAAAAAGGGAACGGCCGACGAGGTGGCCCTCCAGGAAGAACTTCACACCCGAAAGGGAGTCGAGCGGATTATTGTTTACGCCTTCGAATACGCCCGCAGAAGCCATCTCAAGAAGGTATGCATGAGTGACAAGTCCAATGTCATGCGGTATGGCCACGACCTGTGGCAACGGGTCTTCAAGGAGGTTTCGGAGCGCTATCCGGAGATCGAACCCTCTCATCTGTACGTGGATGCCCTTACCATGCAGATGGTCAAGAATCCCGGCCAGTTCGAAGTGATCGTGACCAACAACATGTTCGGAGACATCGTGACCGATCTCGGCGCTGCATTGCAAGGAGGCCTGGGGCTGGCTGCATCGGGAAACATCAACCCGGAAGTCACAAGCATGTTTGAACCTGTTCACGGGTCGGCCCCGAAATATGCCGGCAAGAACATCGCTAATCCGCTGGGCGCCATCCTGACCTCCGCCATGTTGCTCGCCCATCTGGGTTATGAAGCCGAGGCAAAACGAATTGAGGATGCGGTCAAGGACTCGATAGAACAGGATGTCACGACGACTGATCTGAACGGGAAGT